One Cotesia glomerata isolate CgM1 linkage group LG8, MPM_Cglom_v2.3, whole genome shotgun sequence genomic window carries:
- the LOC123270399 gene encoding arrestin domain-containing protein 17, whose amino-acid sequence MGLNDFRIVFDNPWSTYYPGQTITGRVIVGLDAVKKVRGITVKVKGEANVCWATDRQELNNEGKYDNETQTVTGHEEYFNMEYYLLGSPSGSEIELPIGEHSYPFQCPLPPNLPSSFEHDHGYVRYTVKASIDRPWKFDHQVKIAFTVVSNFDLNKEARALEPVNLEMSKTFCCLCCGSPPLKVNIMMPVKGYVPGQAMLIRVNVENQSGIIVDTIKLILRKIVTFKANNPRFETKTEKIVIAEVSKGPVEGNAISDYQQTLDIPPLPPSNLTNCGIIDLEYNLKIEACVAGWYHRNLKQNMLVFIGTIPLASYQNSVMPPTSPSKVPMPGNPGADPTYGGYPSGYPEFSPDNGNPAPPSAPPDYNSDSPAQLQTNHNTYPNLPLPAYEEYGWSIRSLRDAGESDHVMGLRGHYAPRYPVYKFTS is encoded by the exons ATGGGTCTCAATGATTTTAGGATTGTCTTTGACAATCCTTGGAGTACGTATTATCCTGGACAAACGATCACTGGTCGAGTGATCGTTGGCTTGGATGCTGTAAAAAAAGTTCGAg GTATTACTGTCAAAGTAAAAGGAGAAGCTAATGTTTGCTGGGCGACTGACAGACAAGAATTAAACAACGAAGGAAAGTACGATAATGAAACACAGACAGTTACTGGGCATgaagaatattttaatatgGAGTATTACTTACTCGGATCACCttcag GCTCAGAAATAGAATTACCTATAGGCGAACATTCGTATCCATTTCAATGTCCACTGCCGCCGAATTTACCCAGCAGTTTTGAGCATGACCACGGATATGTTCGTTATACCGTCAAAGCTTCGATAGACCGTCCTTGGAAATTTGATCACCAAGTTAAAATAGCATTTACTGTTGTGTCTAACTTTGATCTCAACAAAGAAGCTAGAGCACTG gagCCAGTTAATTTAGAAATGTCAAAAACTTTTTGCTGTCTCTGCTGCGGGTCTCCTCCGCTTAAAGTAAACATCATGATGCCAGTAAAAGGATACGTTCCAGGTCAGGCAATGTTGATCCGCGTGAATGTTGAAAACCAGTCAGGAATAATCGTGGACacgattaaattaattctgagAAAGATAGTAACTTTCAAGGCGAATAACCCGCGGTTTGAGACAAAAACGGAGAAAATTGTGATCGCTGAAGTAAGTAAAGGCCCGGTAGAAGGTAATGCTATTTCAGATTATCAACAAACGCTAGATATACCGCCTTTACCGCCCTCGAATCTTACAAACTGTGGGATTATTGATTTAGAGTATAATCTTAAAATTGAAGCTTGTGTTGCTGGAtg GTATCACAGAAATCTAAAGCAAAACATGCTAGTATTTATTGGCACAATTCCACTGGCAAGTTACCAAAATTCAGTGATGCCACCCACAAGTCCAAGTAAAGTTCCGATGCCAGGAAATCCGGGTGCAGATCCAACTTACGGTGGGTACCCGAGTGGATATCCTGAGTTTTCCCCTGATAATGGAAACCCAGCACCTCCCTCAGCTCCACCTGATTATAACTCTGACTCTCCCGCTCAGCTACAAACAAACCATAATACATACCCCAATTTGC CTCTTCCGGCTTACGAAGAATATGGTTGGTCAATCCGCAGTCTCAGGGATGCTGGAGAATCTGATCACGTTATGGGTCTTCGAGGACACTATGCGCCGCGTTATCCAGTTTACAAATTTACAAGCTAA